A window of Vigna unguiculata cultivar IT97K-499-35 chromosome 4, ASM411807v1, whole genome shotgun sequence contains these coding sequences:
- the LOC114181934 gene encoding pentatricopeptide repeat-containing protein At1g05600, which yields MSIRWPRVLSPTYLSQIIRTQKNPIKALHIFNEAKSRYPNYCHNGPVYATMISILGTSGRLTEMRDVIEQMREDSCECKDSVFVSVIKTYANAGQVDEAVSVYKTIPQFNCVNWTESFITILQIMVNENRLEMAHRLFVESSCGWEVRSRVRALNLLMYALCQKSRSDLALQLFQEMDYQSCYPNRDSYAILMKGLCQDRRLHEATHLLYSMFWRISQKGNGEDIVVYRTLLDALCDAGKLEEAMEILDKILRKGLKAPKRCYNRPDLGQFLDGKDIESAKRVIHEALIKGSIPSLASYNAMAIDLYTEGKIDEADKVIMEMQDRGFRPTHSIFEAKVAALCKVTKVNEAIKVIEEDMVKVNCLPTARVYNTLLKSLYNVGNSTAVLESLNKMSNKVGNAGDRDTYSMLLEMLCGERRYVEASQLLEKMSIKSYWPCTNSYNSVIKGLCSLGRQYEAVMWLEDMMSQGKLPETSVWNSLTSLFCNSEKIKVSSETFSRLSSL from the coding sequence ATGAGCATAAGATGGCCAAGAGTGTTATCACCAACCTATCTCTCTCAGATTATAAGAACCCAGAAAAACCCAATAAAGGCTCTTCACATTTTCAATGAAGCCAAATCCAGGTATCCCAATTACTGCCACAATGGTCCTGTTTATGCCACCATGATCAGCATCCTTGGAACATCAGGGAGACTGACTGAGATGAGGGATGTGATTGAGCAGATGAGAGAGGATTCATGTGAATGCAAGGATTCTGTTTTTGTGTCTGTTATTAAGACATATGCCAATGCCGGCCAGGTAGATGAAGCAGTGTCTGTGTACAAGACAATTCCTCAGTTTAACTGTGTTAATTGGACAGAATCCTTCATCACCATTTTGCAGATAATGGTGAATGAGAACCGGCTTGAAATGGCCCACCGGCTCTTTGTTGAGAGCTCTTGTGGTTGGGAAGTGAGGTCTCGGGTTCGAGCATTGAACTTGCTTATGTATGCTCTTTGCCAAAAGAGTCGTTCCGATTTGGCACTGCAGTTATTCCAAGAGATGGATTATCAAAGTTGCTACCCTAATAGGGACAGCTATGCAATTTTGATGAAGGGATTGTGCCAAGACAGAAGGTTACATGAGGCCACCCATTTGTTGTATTCAATGTTTTGGAGGATCTCACAGAAAGGTAATGGTGAGGATATTGTAGTCTATAGAACTCTTTTGGATGCTTTATGTGATGCTGGAAAACTTGAAGAAGCTATGGAAATTCTAgataaaattttgagaaaaggACTGAAGGCTCCGAAGCGATGTTATAACCGTCCTGATCTTGGCCAGTTCTTGGATGGCAAAGATATAGAAAGTGCTAAACGTGTGATTCATGAAGCTTTGATCAAAGGCTCAATTCCTAGTTTGGCTAGTTATAATGCCATGGCTATTGATCTGTACACAGAAGGTAAGATAGATGAGGCTGATAAGGTCATCATGGAAATGCAAGACAGAGGCTTTAGACCAACACATTCTATCTTCGAGGCAAAAGTAGCAGCATTGTGCAAGGTTACTAAGGTGAATGAAGCAATCAAGGTAATTGAGGAAGACATGGTGAAAGTTAATTGTCTACCAACTGCTAGAGTGTATAACACTCTCTTGAAAAGCCTATACAATGTTGGAAATTCTACGGCTGTACTCGAGAGCTTGAATAAGATGTCGAACAAGGTAGGTAATGCAGGTGACAGAGATACTTACAGCATGTTGCTGGAAATGCTTTGTGGTGAGAGAAGGTATGTCGAGGCAAGCCAACTTCTGGAGAAAATGTCAATTAAGTCATATTGGCCATGTACCAATAGTTACAATTCTGTCATTAAAGGTCTTTGCTCCTTAGGTAGGCAATATGAAGCAGTTATGTGGTTAGAGGACATGATGAGCCAGGGAAAGCTTCCTGAAACTTCTGTCTGGAATTCATTGACATCTTTATTTTGTAACTCAGAAAAGATTAAAGTGTCCTCTGAGACATTTAGTCGCCTGAGTAGTTTGTGA